The Candidatus Angelobacter sp. genome window below encodes:
- a CDS encoding secretin N-terminal domain-containing protein: MKRININSPTIVKTAHALALLLLLVVQTRAQAPAAAAPVTNPPAAAAAAPVAVAPANPVATDTNLDARRKALLQSITNRAPRVNATVPAFPSLPGPPAAATAAPAPRVNPPANVAGQTAQQTPGNPGAVPSPLPTTAGVDQTDRGEFSLKFYNAPVDQIFEKYSEISGRTVLRPAALPAAAVTIITATPLTRTEAVQALDGALSLNGVTMIPQGEKFVKAVQSAEAAQQGAAITKLKDGQFPDAEQFVTHVVRLKALKAGDVTQLLQQFTKNAAGGVVTIDPNSQILVLRDYASNIRRMLELIDQVDVPVESDYKLEVIPIRYGKVTDLFDTMNSLISGSGGGGNGTAGARNSSTTQRRAGQLGAGGATSPFGTGTTGRYGTSRTSGLYGQPQANQPFQPVGGAPGTTPGNASFQQRLNQIVNRAAGASELQLLTDARIVPDERSNSLIVFANKEDMKMITNIVSKVDVLLAQVLIEGVVLSVSLNDQQNLGVSWLQKPVSFGNNSVGTGGINNGPGFLTNITDIASSLPSGFSYFGKLGRNFDVSLSALASDSRTRILQRPRIQTSHATPATFFTGSTVPFVSAVANYAYIGSGTQSSTIEQVQVGVTLNVTPFITPDGLVVMDIDQDISSIDKTVTIDGNPVPQTATRHASATLSVRDGETIMLGGYIEDNRLTSKSGVPILKDIPGLGALFRSKNHNNDRNELLLLMHVSILKNPADASAQVEAEKGKLPGISDADKEFKKTEEQSLKKAGLPQSKPDVPANNP; encoded by the coding sequence TTGAAGCGAATCAATATCAACTCACCCACCATCGTGAAGACAGCCCACGCTCTCGCGCTCCTTTTACTCCTGGTCGTTCAAACGCGGGCGCAGGCCCCGGCCGCTGCCGCGCCAGTCACCAATCCTCCGGCTGCTGCGGCCGCGGCGCCCGTTGCCGTGGCGCCAGCCAACCCCGTTGCCACCGACACGAATCTTGATGCCCGGCGCAAGGCTTTGTTGCAAAGCATCACCAACCGCGCCCCGCGCGTGAACGCCACCGTACCGGCTTTTCCATCACTGCCCGGACCTCCAGCAGCCGCGACGGCAGCACCGGCCCCGAGAGTCAACCCGCCCGCCAACGTGGCCGGGCAGACTGCACAGCAGACACCGGGAAACCCGGGAGCCGTGCCGTCCCCATTGCCAACGACGGCGGGCGTGGATCAGACCGACCGTGGGGAATTCTCGCTGAAGTTCTACAACGCGCCGGTCGATCAAATTTTCGAGAAGTATTCCGAAATTTCCGGGCGGACGGTGCTGCGGCCCGCGGCGTTACCTGCTGCGGCGGTAACCATCATCACGGCCACGCCGTTGACGCGCACGGAGGCCGTGCAGGCTCTTGATGGCGCGCTTTCGTTGAACGGTGTCACCATGATCCCGCAAGGCGAGAAATTCGTGAAAGCGGTCCAATCAGCCGAGGCCGCACAACAAGGAGCGGCGATCACGAAACTGAAAGACGGGCAATTTCCGGACGCCGAACAGTTCGTTACGCACGTGGTGCGCTTGAAGGCCCTCAAGGCGGGTGATGTGACTCAACTCCTGCAGCAGTTCACGAAAAACGCGGCCGGGGGCGTGGTTACCATAGACCCCAACAGCCAGATCCTCGTATTGAGGGATTATGCGTCCAACATTCGTCGAATGCTCGAGTTGATCGATCAGGTGGATGTCCCGGTCGAGTCCGACTACAAACTGGAAGTCATCCCGATCAGGTACGGCAAGGTCACCGACCTCTTCGATACGATGAATTCCCTGATTTCGGGCTCGGGTGGAGGTGGAAATGGAACGGCGGGCGCTCGCAACAGTAGTACCACGCAACGTCGCGCGGGACAATTGGGGGCCGGAGGTGCGACGAGCCCGTTCGGAACGGGAACCACGGGCAGATATGGCACTTCCCGCACCTCGGGCCTTTACGGCCAGCCGCAGGCGAACCAGCCGTTTCAACCTGTCGGCGGAGCGCCGGGCACTACGCCCGGCAATGCCAGTTTCCAGCAACGGCTGAATCAAATCGTCAACCGTGCTGCGGGCGCGTCGGAGCTGCAATTGCTGACGGACGCGCGTATCGTTCCGGACGAACGCTCCAATTCGCTCATCGTCTTCGCCAACAAGGAAGACATGAAGATGATCACCAACATCGTTTCCAAGGTGGACGTGTTGCTGGCGCAGGTGCTGATCGAAGGTGTCGTCTTGTCCGTCTCGCTGAACGACCAGCAAAACCTTGGTGTCAGCTGGCTCCAAAAGCCGGTCAGCTTCGGCAATAATTCCGTGGGTACCGGTGGGATCAACAACGGCCCCGGGTTTCTCACCAACATAACCGACATTGCCAGCTCACTCCCTTCCGGCTTCAGCTATTTCGGCAAACTGGGCCGGAATTTTGATGTTTCATTGTCGGCACTGGCCAGCGACAGCCGCACTCGCATCCTCCAGCGCCCGCGCATCCAGACATCCCATGCGACACCGGCAACCTTCTTTACCGGCTCAACCGTTCCGTTTGTCAGCGCAGTCGCCAATTACGCATATATCGGTTCGGGAACTCAATCCTCCACGATTGAACAGGTCCAGGTTGGCGTGACGCTGAACGTAACCCCATTCATCACACCGGACGGCCTCGTGGTCATGGACATCGACCAGGACATCAGTTCCATCGACAAGACAGTGACCATTGATGGTAATCCCGTACCTCAGACGGCCACCCGTCACGCCAGCGCCACACTGTCCGTACGCGACGGTGAAACGATCATGCTGGGCGGTTACATCGAGGACAACCGGTTAACCTCCAAGTCCGGTGTGCCGATCCTCAAGGATATCCCCGGCCTCGGCGCCTTGTTCCGCAGCAAGAACCACAATAACGACAGAAACGAGCTGCTCCTGCTCATGCATGTCAGCATCTTGAAAAATCCGGCCGACGCCAGTGCCCAGGTTGAGGCGGAGAAGGGCAAACTGCCCGGCATTTCCGACGCCGACAAGGAATTCAAAAAGACCGAGGAACAGAGCCTGAAAAAGGCGGGCCTGCCGCAAAGCAAACCTGACGTGCCGGCGAATAATCCCTGA
- the ilvC gene encoding ketol-acid reductoisomerase has protein sequence MPAKVYTDKDADLSKLKGRTLAVLGFGSQGHAHALNLKDSGMNVIVGLYDGSKSIPVAKEKGFEVFPTAEAVRRADVIFVALPDTKQSAAYKKDIAPNLSAGKTLLFSHGFSIHFKTVVPPKNVDVILVAPKGPGHIVRRQYLEGKGVPSLIAVYQNPSRQAKKVALAWAKGIGGTRAGVIETTFKEETETDLFGEQTVLCGGASALILAGYETLVEAGYQPEMAYFECLHELKLIVDLMNEAGISGMRFSISETAKWGDVSVGPKIVDASVKKRMKAALKDIRSGKFAKGWVKEYQTGYKRYNALLKKGERHSIEKVGARLRSLMPWMKKHSVKGVQAAY, from the coding sequence ATGCCCGCAAAAGTTTACACCGACAAAGACGCCGACCTGAGCAAACTGAAAGGCAGGACGCTCGCGGTCCTTGGCTTCGGCTCACAAGGCCACGCTCATGCGCTGAACCTCAAAGACAGCGGGATGAATGTCATTGTGGGTCTTTATGACGGAAGCAAATCCATTCCTGTCGCGAAGGAAAAGGGTTTTGAAGTATTCCCAACCGCCGAGGCGGTAAGGCGCGCGGACGTGATTTTTGTCGCGCTGCCCGACACGAAGCAGTCGGCCGCGTACAAAAAAGACATCGCGCCGAACTTGAGCGCGGGAAAGACGCTGCTTTTTTCGCACGGGTTTTCGATTCATTTCAAAACAGTTGTTCCGCCGAAAAACGTGGATGTCATACTCGTCGCGCCCAAAGGACCGGGTCACATTGTCCGGCGCCAGTATCTCGAGGGCAAGGGCGTGCCCTCGCTCATCGCGGTGTATCAGAATCCAAGCCGGCAGGCGAAAAAGGTGGCGCTCGCGTGGGCGAAAGGCATCGGCGGCACGCGTGCCGGCGTGATTGAAACAACGTTCAAGGAGGAGACTGAAACGGATTTGTTCGGCGAGCAGACGGTTCTCTGCGGCGGCGCCAGCGCGTTGATTCTGGCGGGTTACGAAACGCTGGTGGAGGCGGGTTACCAGCCGGAGATGGCCTACTTCGAATGCCTGCACGAATTGAAACTGATTGTCGATTTGATGAACGAGGCGGGCATCAGCGGTATGAGGTTCTCGATTTCCGAGACCGCCAAATGGGGCGATGTCTCGGTCGGCCCGAAAATCGTCGATGCGAGCGTGAAGAAGCGGATGAAGGCGGCGCTGAAGGACATCCGATCCGGCAAGTTCGCCAAAGGTTGGGTGAAGGAGTATCAAACAGGTTACAAGCGTTACAATGCGCTGCTCAAAAAAGGAGAACGGCACTCCATCGAAAAGGTGGGCGCGCGGCTGCGATCACTGATGCCCTGGATGAAAAAACACTCGGTCAAAGGCGTGCAGGCGGCGTATTGA
- the ilvN gene encoding acetolactate synthase small subunit has product MRHTISVLVENKFGVLTRIAGLFSGRGYNIDTLNVAPTQDPNTSRMTIVTRGDDATLEQIVKQLNKLVDVLKVIDFREGEYVDRELVLAKVSVDAKSRAEVMQITDIFRAKIVDVQPKTVTIEITGSEDKVGKFIDLMKTFGILDLTRTGKVAMPRK; this is encoded by the coding sequence ATGCGACACACGATATCCGTGCTGGTGGAGAATAAATTCGGCGTGCTCACGCGCATCGCCGGGTTGTTCAGCGGCCGCGGTTACAACATTGACACGTTGAACGTCGCGCCAACGCAGGATCCCAACACCTCACGCATGACAATCGTCACGCGCGGCGACGACGCGACGCTGGAGCAGATCGTGAAGCAGCTCAACAAGCTTGTGGACGTGCTCAAGGTCATTGATTTTCGCGAGGGTGAGTATGTGGACCGCGAATTGGTGCTGGCCAAGGTGTCCGTGGACGCCAAATCACGCGCGGAGGTCATGCAGATCACGGACATTTTTCGCGCGAAGATCGTGGACGTGCAGCCCAAGACCGTGACCATTGAGATCACCGGCAGCGAAGACAAGGTCGGGAAGTTCATCGACCTGATGAAGACCTTTGGCATCCTCGATTTGACCCGCACCGGCAAAGTGGCCATGCCGCGGAAGTGA
- a CDS encoding MBL fold metallo-hydrolase, with protein sequence MNLEDHLGDIVRKSRQMTNVSEEAAAKAAGLTIEELLALEDSGKISKRSNFKTLAPLIDLHPDKLERVANGWLPKPPDLSVWRELRWITTEDSGMAVHCYLVWDEATREAALFDTGFDPEKVFNLVEENQLQLRHLFITHTHADHIAGMSAVQTKFPKIRLHTSAKSAPPQHRNRANDFIQLGSLRITNRDTPGHAEDGVTYVIGTWPEDAPHVAVVGDAIFAGSMGGAKQFGSLAKQKVRDQILTLPPDTLICPGHGPLTTVGQEKANNPFFT encoded by the coding sequence ATGAATCTGGAAGATCATTTGGGTGACATCGTCCGGAAGTCGCGGCAGATGACCAACGTGTCGGAAGAGGCCGCCGCGAAGGCCGCGGGACTGACCATCGAAGAACTGCTTGCGTTGGAGGACAGCGGCAAGATTTCGAAGCGCTCGAACTTCAAGACTCTCGCGCCGCTGATTGATCTGCACCCGGACAAGCTCGAGCGGGTTGCGAACGGCTGGCTGCCGAAGCCACCGGATTTGAGTGTCTGGCGGGAGTTGCGGTGGATCACCACCGAAGACAGCGGCATGGCCGTCCACTGTTACCTCGTATGGGATGAGGCGACGCGCGAGGCCGCGTTGTTCGACACCGGTTTCGATCCTGAGAAGGTGTTCAACCTGGTCGAAGAAAACCAGCTGCAGCTCCGGCATTTGTTCATTACTCATACCCACGCGGATCACATTGCAGGGATGAGCGCCGTGCAGACGAAGTTTCCCAAGATCCGGCTGCACACCAGCGCGAAAAGCGCGCCGCCGCAGCATCGGAACCGCGCCAACGACTTCATCCAGCTCGGGAGTTTGCGGATCACGAACCGTGACACGCCGGGCCACGCGGAGGATGGCGTCACCTATGTCATCGGGACCTGGCCCGAAGACGCGCCGCACGTGGCGGTGGTCGGTGACGCGATCTTTGCGGGGTCGATGGGCGGGGCGAAACAGTTCGGTTCTCTCGCGAAACAGAAGGTGCGGGACCAGATTCTCACGCTTCCGCCGGACACGCTGATCTGTCCGGGCCACGGACCACTGACGACGGTTGGACAGGAGAAGGCGAACAATCCCTTTTTTACCTGA
- a CDS encoding alpha/beta hydrolase-fold protein — protein sequence MQLTVPAILLTLTLNMQGIAQGPVVFEGPVFSQSFGTNRTVRIYLPPSYERDPSRRFPVLYLHDGQNAFTTVGTNVAFGWGNWELDRTVTGLCAAGRMREIIMVAVDCSAERYLDYRGPACRYTESELKDMKRLPPAPADNSRYEKYTRFLIGELKPKIDREYRTLAGPESTGVLGSSMGGICSLALAWEHPEVFGKAASLSGSFQIERTNFLANVLGSYRGKAKPTRIYLDSGVCDFSGGDDGRRNTDAVARELRRMGWKDEVDLLHYTDLKPLPEPELERAGLRRDKWKEAQTSQHNEFYWRLRAWRPLVYLFPPE from the coding sequence ATGCAATTGACCGTTCCGGCGATTTTGCTGACTTTGACCTTGAACATGCAGGGTATCGCACAAGGACCGGTGGTCTTTGAAGGACCGGTGTTCTCCCAAAGCTTTGGCACGAATCGGACGGTGCGGATTTATCTGCCGCCTTCTTATGAGCGCGACCCGTCGCGGCGTTTTCCGGTTCTTTATCTTCACGACGGACAAAATGCCTTCACGACCGTGGGGACCAACGTGGCCTTTGGCTGGGGGAATTGGGAACTGGACAGGACGGTCACGGGGCTTTGCGCCGCCGGGAGGATGCGGGAGATCATCATGGTGGCCGTGGATTGCAGCGCGGAGAGGTATCTGGATTACCGCGGTCCGGCCTGTCGCTACACGGAATCCGAGCTGAAGGACATGAAACGGCTGCCGCCCGCGCCAGCCGATAATTCGCGCTATGAGAAATACACGCGGTTCCTCATTGGGGAACTGAAGCCGAAGATCGACCGCGAGTATCGCACGCTGGCCGGTCCGGAGAGCACCGGCGTCCTCGGTTCGTCCATGGGCGGCATTTGCAGTCTGGCGCTGGCATGGGAGCACCCGGAGGTTTTTGGCAAGGCGGCCAGCCTGTCGGGTTCGTTCCAGATCGAACGAACGAATTTTCTCGCGAACGTGTTGGGTTCGTATCGCGGCAAGGCGAAACCGACACGCATTTATCTCGACAGCGGCGTGTGCGATTTTTCGGGCGGTGATGACGGGAGGCGAAACACCGATGCGGTCGCGCGTGAGTTGCGGCGCATGGGTTGGAAGGACGAGGTTGATTTGCTGCACTACACTGACTTGAAGCCGTTGCCGGAACCGGAACTGGAACGCGCGGGCCTCCGTCGCGACAAGTGGAAGGAGGCGCAAACGAGCCAGCACAATGAATTTTACTGGCGTCTGCGCGCGTGGCGGCCGCTGGTGTATTTGTTTCCGCCAGAGTAG